One genomic window of Gimesia chilikensis includes the following:
- a CDS encoding C-terminal binding protein, which produces MSAKYRVLITDRAWPDCEVEKQELARVDAEVIEAPPGADEQTLIEHATGVDAIATCWAQVTRPVIEAAPNCKTIARLGIGLDNIDVEYATSQKIPVTNVPDYCIPEVADHTIALMLASLRNVAYFHQQTKQGVYDLSAAPMPRRVSTLTMGLFGFGLTGQAVAERARAFGMQVIATNSSGNDYGTGTKMVDFEELLAESDVISIHAPLTEATEHQFDAAAFEKMKSTSLIINTSRGALIEFDALKTAIQNQSIAGAALDVFDPEPPDLTDPFFQHERVIATPHAAFISSESLDELRAQAARQIADVLVGKETTNVVNPEALA; this is translated from the coding sequence GTGTCTGCGAAATATCGCGTATTAATCACGGACCGTGCCTGGCCCGATTGTGAGGTCGAAAAACAGGAATTAGCCCGCGTGGATGCCGAAGTCATTGAGGCCCCTCCCGGCGCGGATGAACAGACCCTGATCGAACATGCGACCGGCGTCGATGCGATCGCTACCTGCTGGGCCCAGGTCACCCGGCCCGTCATCGAAGCGGCTCCCAACTGTAAAACCATCGCCCGCCTGGGTATCGGTCTCGATAACATCGACGTGGAATATGCGACTTCACAAAAGATCCCGGTCACCAATGTGCCCGATTACTGCATCCCGGAAGTCGCCGACCATACGATTGCCCTCATGCTGGCCAGCCTGCGAAATGTGGCGTATTTTCATCAGCAGACCAAACAGGGGGTCTATGATCTCTCCGCTGCCCCGATGCCCCGTCGGGTGAGTACGCTGACCATGGGACTGTTTGGTTTTGGATTGACCGGACAGGCGGTTGCAGAACGGGCTCGTGCGTTTGGCATGCAGGTGATCGCGACGAATTCGTCCGGCAACGATTATGGCACCGGTACGAAGATGGTCGACTTTGAGGAGCTGCTGGCAGAGAGCGATGTAATTTCGATTCACGCCCCGCTGACAGAAGCCACCGAGCACCAGTTTGATGCAGCGGCGTTCGAGAAAATGAAGTCCACTTCACTGATTATTAATACCTCGCGCGGTGCGTTGATTGAATTCGACGCGCTCAAGACGGCGATTCAGAATCAGAGCATTGCGGGTGCCGCTCTGGACGTGTTTGATCCAGAACCACCCGACCTGACCGATCCATTCTTTCAGCATGAACGGGTGATCGCAACTCCCCATGCGGCTTTCATTTCCAGCGAATCACTGGACGAACTTCGAGCACAGGCGGCCCGTCAGATAGCAGATGTTCTCGTCGGTAAAGAGACGACGAATGTCGTAAACCCGGAAGCACTTGCATAA